A part of Thermococcus sp. LS1 genomic DNA contains:
- a CDS encoding DUF4350 domain-containing protein, protein MNKTIKYLALILLIFTLITMPLTVPLFKSSTQYSMFNTNWNGISNFVRLIHEDGKQIVPIFESFDMANISGKNGVLIIVGPNMTFTDAEIEQLKAFVERGNTLFIADDFGTGNEILRALNLSVGISSYPLRDFFYQEDDRLIVSVRIEDPILARNVTKIVTNEPSAVLVTGGSAVYASKVAMINFQRRQYPLLTEVEYGEGRVVILADPDVLINQLYDENEPFLRNLVEYLGGDTFYIDEAHHPDFNLYTAGTVTITRLLPKELAVKLILAIGILILLKELGTFRVIGRLLWRPISRFFGKRKSPEELALALARERGWDEKEIIEMLERMGG, encoded by the coding sequence GTGAATAAAACCATCAAGTACCTCGCCCTCATCCTCCTCATCTTCACCCTCATTACCATGCCCCTAACTGTGCCCCTCTTCAAGAGCTCCACCCAGTACAGTATGTTCAACACAAACTGGAACGGCATCTCGAACTTCGTCAGACTGATCCACGAGGACGGGAAGCAGATCGTTCCTATCTTTGAATCCTTCGACATGGCCAATATCAGCGGCAAAAACGGCGTCCTAATCATAGTCGGCCCCAACATGACGTTCACAGACGCCGAGATAGAGCAGCTCAAGGCATTCGTGGAGCGTGGGAACACGCTTTTCATAGCAGACGACTTCGGCACCGGCAACGAGATACTGCGTGCCCTCAACCTGTCCGTTGGCATATCCAGCTACCCGCTCCGCGACTTCTTCTATCAGGAAGACGACAGGCTGATAGTGTCCGTGAGAATAGAGGACCCCATACTGGCCAGGAACGTCACCAAAATAGTCACCAACGAGCCCTCGGCAGTTCTCGTGACGGGAGGCAGTGCGGTCTACGCAAGCAAGGTGGCTATGATAAACTTCCAGAGGAGGCAGTATCCCCTCCTGACGGAGGTCGAATACGGGGAGGGGAGGGTCGTAATCCTGGCAGACCCGGACGTCCTGATAAACCAGCTCTACGACGAGAACGAGCCCTTCCTGAGGAACCTCGTCGAGTACCTTGGAGGAGATACTTTCTATATCGACGAGGCCCATCACCCGGACTTCAACCTATACACTGCCGGAACAGTCACGATAACGAGGCTGCTGCCCAAAGAGCTGGCCGTTAAGCTCATACTCGCCATCGGCATTCTGATACTCCTTAAGGAGCTTGGAACCTTTAGGGTCATAGGGAGGCTGCTCTGGAGGCCGATCTCGCGCTTCTTCGGGAAGAGGAAAAGCCCCGAAGAGCTCGCCTTAGCTTTGGCGAGGGAGCGGGGCTGGGATGAGAAAGAAATAATCGAGATGCTCGAAAGGATGGGTGGTTGA
- a CDS encoding MoxR family ATPase yields the protein MILRKIKAEVGKAIVGMDDVVELMTIALIANGHILLEGVPGIAKTTLSKNFAQTLGLKFSRIQMTPDILPADIIGHTFYDMRTGEFKIRKGPIFANVVLVDEINRASPKTQSALLEAMEERQVTIEGLPLKLPDPFIVLATRNPVEMEGVYELPTAQVDRFMMKIDLTYLPEESEKVMLRRKSRGEFSEASQVVLGSELAKARREAMKVHVSDAIIDYIYSIVRETRLDERVIIGASPRAGEHLLYAAKVKAYLEGRSYVIPDDVKELSVPVLAHRVVVKPEYEVDGIDGKAVVREVLERVEVPTE from the coding sequence ATGATACTCAGGAAGATTAAGGCCGAGGTTGGAAAGGCCATAGTCGGAATGGACGACGTGGTCGAGCTGATGACAATAGCGCTGATAGCCAACGGCCACATACTCCTGGAGGGAGTCCCCGGAATAGCGAAAACGACCCTGAGCAAGAACTTCGCGCAGACCCTTGGACTGAAGTTCTCGAGGATACAGATGACGCCGGACATACTGCCGGCAGACATAATCGGCCACACCTTCTACGACATGCGCACCGGGGAGTTCAAGATAAGGAAGGGCCCGATATTCGCCAACGTTGTTTTGGTCGACGAGATAAACCGCGCGTCGCCCAAGACTCAGAGCGCTCTGCTCGAGGCGATGGAGGAGCGGCAGGTCACCATAGAGGGCCTCCCTCTCAAGCTCCCGGATCCATTCATCGTCCTCGCAACCAGGAACCCTGTGGAGATGGAGGGAGTCTATGAACTTCCCACGGCGCAGGTGGACAGGTTCATGATGAAGATCGACCTCACTTACCTCCCGGAGGAGAGCGAGAAGGTCATGCTCAGGAGGAAGAGCCGCGGCGAGTTCTCGGAGGCAAGCCAGGTCGTCCTCGGGAGCGAGCTGGCCAAGGCTAGGCGGGAAGCCATGAAGGTTCACGTGAGTGATGCGATAATCGACTACATCTACTCTATCGTCAGAGAAACCAGGCTCGACGAGAGGGTCATCATCGGAGCGTCGCCGAGAGCTGGAGAACATCTCCTCTACGCCGCCAAGGTCAAAGCCTACCTTGAAGGGAGAAGCTACGTCATCCCGGACGACGTCAAGGAGCTCTCCGTTCCCGTCCTGGCCCACAGGGTCGTCGTCAAACCGGAGTACGAGGTGGACGGCATCGACGGGAAGGCGGTAGTGAGGGAAGTCCTCGAAAGGGTAGAGGTGCCAACGGAATGA
- a CDS encoding NAD-dependent epimerase/dehydratase family protein: MKVLVTGGAGFIGSHLVDRLMELGYEVRVLDDLSAGSLDNIGRWLNHERFEFIRGDMRNMETVKKAVDGVDIVFHLAANPEVRIGSQSPELLYETNVVITYNLLEAMRKAGVKYLVFASSSTVYGDAEVIPTPEDYSPLEPISVYGGAKLAAEALISGYAHTFDFKALAFRLANIIGERSNHGVIYDFINKLRKNPNELEILGDGTQRKSYLHVSDTVDGMLHIFEHFRKEGKTYDAYNLGNDDWITVKEIAEIVSEEMGLNPAFRFTGGVDGGRGWKGDVKFMRLSIEKAKKTGWEPKLNSYEAVRRTVRELLATV; the protein is encoded by the coding sequence ATGAAGGTTCTCGTCACGGGCGGTGCGGGGTTCATAGGTTCCCATCTCGTGGACAGGCTCATGGAGCTCGGGTACGAGGTCAGGGTTCTTGACGATTTAAGCGCCGGGAGCTTGGACAACATTGGGCGCTGGCTGAACCACGAGAGGTTTGAGTTCATCAGAGGGGACATGAGGAACATGGAGACCGTGAAGAAGGCCGTTGATGGTGTTGATATTGTTTTTCACTTGGCCGCTAATCCTGAGGTCAGAATCGGCTCCCAGAGCCCGGAGCTGCTCTACGAGACCAACGTCGTTATAACCTACAACCTCCTTGAAGCTATGAGAAAAGCCGGAGTCAAATACTTGGTTTTCGCCTCATCATCAACGGTCTACGGCGACGCCGAGGTCATTCCCACTCCAGAGGACTACTCCCCGCTCGAGCCGATAAGCGTCTACGGCGGCGCGAAGCTCGCGGCTGAAGCCCTGATAAGCGGATACGCCCACACCTTCGACTTCAAGGCATTGGCCTTCAGGCTGGCCAACATCATAGGCGAGCGCTCCAACCACGGCGTAATATACGACTTCATCAACAAGCTCAGGAAGAACCCCAATGAGCTGGAAATCCTGGGCGACGGAACCCAGAGGAAGAGCTACCTCCACGTGAGCGACACCGTTGATGGGATGCTCCACATCTTCGAGCACTTCAGGAAGGAAGGCAAAACCTACGACGCTTACAACCTTGGAAACGACGACTGGATTACAGTTAAAGAGATAGCGGAGATAGTCAGCGAGGAGATGGGGTTAAATCCAGCCTTCAGGTTCACGGGCGGCGTCGACGGCGGCCGCGGCTGGAAGGGCGACGTCAAGTTCATGCGCCTGAGCATAGAGAAGGCGAAGAAAACCGGCTGGGAACCAAAGCTCAACAGCTACGAGGCTGTGAGGAGAACGGTCAGGGAACTACTGGCGACTGTCTAA
- a CDS encoding DUF58 domain-containing protein encodes MKRAEVLLSLAAVVSAAAYLTGSPAAALIAVGIMAHYSLAKLSFEPNVRVERTVPNRGMEREPAKARIKVENLSRVKGLLRIRETSRRVFVKELKVFLNPGERKYLEQTVVPQSKGRITLKAEATFEDELGLFKRDFQVVEHGEMTVFPSPKSIMEALKERRQVEALAEAESALGIGAETLDFEELREFLPGDDITKIDWKATSRLNTLIVRVFKRETLADVYLLVNVDSKFRRELKAGKIDYLVLIITQLFTYFRRFGHSVKLIAYDENDIVKVIEYARDPLTAISELGLRGERGLPPLKPAGISSPSKMGRLILKMKRGSTASGPLKAAMKVENGAYVIMVDDLGIHPGEILKAARVLERKGSKAVLIYPNPILFVNKDELTEGEIEVLYRGYRERKAIMRKVMNGIRVVEVGPKDVLPRVVGRL; translated from the coding sequence ATGAAAAGGGCGGAAGTCCTGCTCTCCCTCGCGGCGGTGGTTTCAGCGGCCGCTTACCTGACGGGCAGCCCAGCGGCGGCGCTGATAGCGGTCGGGATCATGGCCCACTACTCCCTCGCCAAGCTGAGCTTCGAACCCAACGTCAGGGTCGAGAGAACCGTCCCCAACAGGGGAATGGAGCGGGAACCTGCAAAAGCCAGAATCAAAGTCGAGAACCTCTCGCGGGTTAAGGGCCTCCTGAGGATACGGGAAACTTCAAGGCGTGTCTTTGTGAAGGAGCTTAAGGTATTCCTGAATCCCGGTGAGAGAAAGTACCTCGAGCAGACGGTGGTGCCCCAGTCAAAGGGCAGGATAACGCTCAAGGCCGAGGCAACCTTTGAGGACGAGCTTGGGCTGTTCAAGAGGGACTTTCAGGTAGTTGAGCACGGAGAAATGACGGTCTTTCCGTCGCCGAAGAGCATAATGGAGGCTCTTAAGGAAAGGCGCCAGGTCGAAGCCCTGGCCGAAGCGGAGAGCGCGCTTGGAATCGGGGCGGAAACCCTCGACTTCGAGGAGCTGAGGGAGTTCCTCCCGGGGGACGACATAACCAAGATCGACTGGAAGGCCACATCGAGGCTCAACACCCTCATAGTCAGGGTCTTCAAGAGGGAAACCCTGGCCGATGTGTACCTGCTCGTCAACGTGGACAGTAAGTTCCGGAGGGAGCTCAAGGCCGGTAAAATAGACTACCTCGTTCTGATAATCACCCAGCTCTTCACATACTTCAGAAGGTTCGGCCACAGCGTGAAGCTGATAGCCTACGACGAGAACGACATCGTCAAGGTGATTGAGTACGCGAGGGATCCGTTAACCGCAATCTCCGAGCTCGGGCTCAGGGGCGAGAGGGGCTTGCCTCCGCTCAAACCCGCAGGAATATCGTCTCCCTCAAAGATGGGCAGGTTGATCTTGAAGATGAAGCGCGGCTCCACCGCCTCCGGTCCGCTCAAGGCTGCCATGAAGGTCGAGAACGGGGCATATGTGATAATGGTCGATGACCTGGGCATCCACCCGGGAGAGATACTAAAGGCGGCAAGGGTGCTTGAGAGGAAGGGCTCAAAGGCGGTTCTCATATATCCAAACCCAATCCTCTTCGTCAACAAGGACGAACTCACCGAGGGGGAGATAGAGGTCCTCTACCGCGGCTACCGCGAGAGGAAGGCCATCATGAGGAAGGTCATGAACGGGATAAGGGTCGTTGAAGTGGGCCCCAAAGATGTGCTTCCGAGGGTGGTGGGTAGGCTGTGA
- a CDS encoding DUF4129 domain-containing protein has protein sequence MAMRRASLLIIILILIVGSVPLASGKAVEEPTQRDVFLYEYFSKIILRFEYSLKYALVNESYGLTLANSTLEELKLIHLETLYYQEKGVNSTVMKVIPPFYEFSRELVVLNELMLEFHKNPTPAVTAGIKGTALNMESLLDEIDSLELMNGTKLMKFNTQKVRRYLNEIIEKVSSEKLPSGRFEIGISNSEPILYQRVTIFGSCPGNDTVTVVITRENFTSFIIVTPQNGLFSTTYRFRELGTYTIYATQGGMKSNTLNVTVRKIPSLFLVERVYSAFLNQTLVLSGRLVDYYGYPLEGREITIEDETLITGENGTFAKVYRSSEAATFQVPLEFAGDGTHTGTSEIVTVEFRRFPVAITLNGPERITLGEKAAFTGRVKPNMTFPLIVYVNDTPWFNITAENGTFSFTVEPQSPGQLRVYVAFAGSEVYDSATSNVVVLNVVPPVNMLPRYIAIALLSLLLALAIVIVRRRERKPISPAPQRVVEAVPAEHEVIWEERIPEDVGEAYKLLREKLKDRFGISESLTPREVLRILRDWEFYTDLEEVTRLHEKAVYGEIPLSEEELREFREGLKKLLRGGSGE, from the coding sequence ATGGCGATGAGGAGAGCGTCGCTTTTAATAATAATCCTCATTCTAATCGTCGGCTCCGTTCCACTCGCCTCCGGGAAGGCCGTTGAAGAGCCGACCCAGAGGGATGTTTTTCTCTATGAGTACTTCTCCAAGATTATCCTTCGCTTTGAGTACTCGCTGAAGTACGCCCTGGTTAACGAGAGCTACGGCCTAACGCTCGCCAACTCCACCCTGGAGGAGCTGAAGCTCATCCACCTGGAGACGCTGTACTACCAGGAAAAGGGGGTTAACTCCACGGTGATGAAAGTCATCCCTCCGTTCTACGAGTTCTCCAGGGAGCTGGTGGTTCTGAACGAGCTCATGCTTGAGTTCCACAAAAATCCGACACCCGCGGTTACAGCCGGAATCAAGGGCACAGCCCTCAACATGGAGTCCCTCCTGGACGAGATAGACTCCCTCGAGCTGATGAACGGGACTAAGCTCATGAAGTTCAACACCCAAAAGGTTAGGAGGTATCTAAACGAGATAATCGAGAAGGTGAGCTCTGAAAAGCTCCCAAGCGGGAGGTTTGAGATTGGAATCTCGAATTCCGAGCCTATACTCTATCAGAGGGTTACCATCTTCGGCTCCTGCCCCGGCAACGACACCGTTACTGTGGTCATCACCAGGGAGAACTTCACGTCGTTCATCATAGTCACGCCCCAAAACGGGCTTTTTTCCACCACCTACAGGTTCAGAGAGCTTGGGACGTACACGATATACGCCACTCAGGGAGGAATGAAATCAAACACGCTCAACGTGACCGTCAGGAAGATACCATCCCTCTTTTTGGTGGAAAGAGTGTACAGCGCCTTTCTGAACCAGACTCTTGTGCTGTCGGGCAGGCTCGTTGACTACTACGGCTACCCCCTTGAGGGAAGGGAGATAACCATAGAGGACGAGACGCTGATTACCGGCGAGAACGGAACCTTTGCCAAGGTCTATCGCTCATCGGAGGCAGCAACGTTTCAGGTGCCGCTGGAATTCGCCGGCGACGGAACCCACACCGGAACCTCAGAGATAGTCACGGTTGAGTTCAGGCGCTTCCCGGTTGCGATAACCCTCAACGGGCCCGAGAGAATAACCCTCGGGGAAAAAGCCGCGTTCACAGGAAGGGTGAAGCCGAACATGACCTTCCCCCTCATCGTTTATGTCAACGACACTCCCTGGTTCAACATCACGGCCGAGAACGGAACCTTTTCCTTCACAGTAGAGCCCCAGAGCCCCGGCCAGCTGAGGGTCTACGTTGCCTTCGCTGGCAGCGAGGTGTATGATAGCGCTACCTCCAACGTGGTGGTGCTCAACGTTGTTCCGCCGGTGAACATGCTCCCGAGGTACATAGCGATAGCACTCCTCTCCCTGCTGCTCGCGCTGGCCATCGTTATTGTGAGGAGAAGGGAGAGAAAGCCAATTTCTCCGGCACCGCAGAGAGTCGTTGAGGCTGTTCCTGCGGAGCATGAGGTTATCTGGGAAGAGAGAATACCCGAGGACGTCGGTGAGGCTTATAAGCTCCTAAGGGAAAAGCTAAAGGATAGGTTTGGGATAAGCGAGAGCCTGACCCCGAGGGAAGTCTTAAGGATTCTCCGCGACTGGGAGTTCTACACTGACCTGGAGGAGGTAACGAGGCTCCACGAGAAGGCCGTCTACGGTGAAATTCCCCTGAGTGAGGAAGAGCTGAGAGAGTTCAGAGAGGGACTGAAGAAGCTCCTGCGGGGTGGAAGCGGTGAATAA